In Liquorilactobacillus hordei DSM 19519, the following proteins share a genomic window:
- a CDS encoding S1C family serine protease yields MPPRVGKIFLVALVGGLLGGGLAFGGYAAYQAYENTTVTAENSKGTAKVSNIKVNVSTQSTKAFNKIKNAVVSVEAYTTSNSSSSLNDLFSDSSSGETTSESEGSGVIYKKTGNTAFIVTNNHVISGADKVKVLLNSGKKLAATVVGHDSVTDLAVLKINAADVTQVATFGNSNNISVGQTALAIGSPLGSTYATSLTQGIISAKKRTIETTDSNGTSTGQTTVIQTDAAINPGNSGGPLINLAGQVVGINSMKLTSTGTSTSSSSSSTSVEGMGFAIPSNEVVKIINLLVKDGKIKRPALGISLINLSYVSDSEQQSTLKLPSSVTSGVVVIKVSSSSPAKAAGIQKYDVITSLGGKKVKGLSSLRTALYSHKLGDTVQIQYYHNGTLKTANIKLTLEANDSNTTTSSDSGN; encoded by the coding sequence ATGCCGCCTCGTGTTGGGAAAATTTTTTTAGTTGCATTAGTTGGTGGTCTTTTGGGAGGCGGGCTAGCATTCGGGGGTTATGCTGCGTATCAGGCTTATGAAAATACAACAGTAACTGCTGAAAATTCAAAAGGAACTGCAAAGGTTAGTAATATTAAAGTAAATGTAAGTACGCAGTCTACGAAAGCCTTTAATAAAATAAAAAATGCAGTTGTCTCTGTCGAGGCATACACAACAAGCAATTCATCTAGTTCGCTGAATGATTTGTTTAGTGACAGCTCATCAGGGGAGACCACTTCTGAGAGTGAAGGCTCAGGTGTAATTTACAAGAAGACGGGAAATACAGCTTTTATTGTAACTAATAACCATGTTATTTCGGGTGCTGATAAAGTTAAAGTTCTGTTAAATAGTGGAAAAAAATTGGCAGCCACAGTAGTCGGACATGATTCTGTTACTGATTTGGCAGTTTTGAAAATAAATGCGGCAGATGTTACTCAGGTTGCAACGTTTGGTAATTCAAATAATATTAGTGTGGGACAAACAGCATTGGCAATTGGCTCACCGCTAGGTTCAACTTATGCAACATCACTTACACAAGGAATTATTTCTGCCAAGAAGCGAACTATTGAGACAACAGACAGCAACGGAACAAGTACGGGTCAAACAACTGTAATTCAGACAGATGCTGCTATTAATCCTGGTAACTCAGGTGGACCATTAATCAACTTAGCAGGTCAAGTTGTGGGAATAAATTCGATGAAACTGACAAGTACAGGTACCAGTACAAGCTCCTCAAGTTCTTCAACCTCAGTGGAAGGAATGGGCTTTGCAATTCCAAGTAATGAAGTTGTGAAGATAATTAATTTGCTTGTTAAGGACGGAAAGATCAAACGACCAGCTCTTGGGATATCGTTGATTAATTTGAGCTATGTCTCTGATAGTGAACAACAATCTACCCTTAAATTACCAAGCAGTGTAACTAGCGGTGTGGTTGTCATTAAGGTTTCCAGCAGTTCACCTGCTAAAGCAGCGGGAATTCAAAAGTACGATGTTATTACTTCACTTGGTGGTAAAAAAGTTAAGGGTCTATCTAGCTTAAGGACTGCATTATATTCCCACAAGTTAGGTGATACGGTACAGATTCAGTACTACCATAATGGGACTTTAAAGACTGCAAATATTAAGCTGACACTTGAAGCAAATGATTCCAATACAACAACATCTTCTGATTCTGGAAATTAA
- the rlmH gene encoding 23S rRNA (pseudouridine(1915)-N(3))-methyltransferase RlmH: MNIKIVVVGKLKEKYLKQGIAEYAKRLSKFCKFEIIEVNDEKAPEKLSVAEMEQVKTLEGERILDKIKDKEYVFVLAIEGKERSSEEFSAELSNLTTYGRSDITFVIGGSLGVSKAVMSRSNAQISFGRFTLPHQLMRLVLTEQIYRAFMINIGSPYHK, encoded by the coding sequence ATGAACATAAAAATAGTGGTAGTTGGGAAATTAAAAGAGAAATACTTAAAACAGGGAATTGCAGAATATGCTAAACGCTTAAGTAAGTTTTGTAAATTTGAAATTATTGAAGTTAATGATGAAAAAGCCCCAGAAAAACTAAGTGTTGCTGAAATGGAACAGGTAAAGACACTTGAAGGTGAACGGATATTAGATAAAATTAAGGATAAGGAATACGTTTTTGTTCTAGCAATTGAAGGTAAGGAAAGAAGTTCGGAGGAGTTTTCAGCAGAACTAAGTAATTTGACTACTTACGGTAGAAGTGACATTACTTTTGTGATAGGTGGGTCTTTAGGGGTGAGCAAAGCTGTTATGAGCAGATCGAATGCGCAAATTTCTTTTGGTCGTTTTACATTGCCTCATCAGTTGATGAGATTAGTTTTGACGGAACAAATTTATCGTGCATTTATGATAAATATTGGGAGCCCGTATCATAAATAA
- the pepI gene encoding proline iminopeptidase, protein MENKTINEGFVPFGNYQTYYRIVGEQTKNPPLILLHGGPGSTHNYFEMLDDVAELSQRQLIMYDQLGCGLSSIPDDEPNLYKAGTWLDEMENLIAFLKLEEFHLLGQSWGGMLAIMYLCDRNVSAVKSVVLSSTLSSAKLWTSELHRLIKYLPNDEQKVIQKAESMQNFKDDSYLKANAHFMKLYASDDPKESKVEVLRRSKRSGIVSYETAWGPNEYTPQGNLSNYEYTAKLARVKTPALVMSGINDLSTPVVSKAIFDALPNSEWSLFSNSRHMPFIEENKKYLQILTEWLKNND, encoded by the coding sequence ATAGAGAATAAGACTATAAATGAAGGATTTGTTCCTTTTGGCAATTACCAAACATATTATCGGATAGTAGGGGAGCAAACGAAAAATCCACCCTTAATTTTATTGCATGGTGGGCCAGGATCAACACATAATTATTTTGAAATGCTTGATGATGTTGCAGAATTAAGTCAAAGACAGTTGATAATGTATGATCAATTAGGGTGCGGGCTTTCTTCTATTCCGGATGATGAACCAAATCTTTATAAAGCTGGTACATGGCTTGATGAAATGGAGAATCTTATTGCTTTTTTAAAGTTGGAAGAATTTCATCTCTTAGGTCAATCTTGGGGCGGGATGTTGGCAATAATGTATCTTTGTGACCGAAATGTTAGTGCTGTTAAAAGTGTAGTACTATCTAGTACACTTTCTTCAGCTAAGTTGTGGACAAGTGAACTTCATCGACTCATAAAGTATTTGCCCAATGATGAGCAAAAGGTAATTCAAAAAGCAGAAAGCATGCAAAACTTTAAAGATGATTCATATCTTAAGGCGAATGCGCATTTTATGAAGTTGTACGCTAGTGATGATCCAAAGGAAAGTAAAGTAGAGGTCCTAAGACGCTCTAAAAGAAGTGGCATTGTATCATATGAGACAGCATGGGGGCCAAATGAATACACTCCACAAGGTAATTTGAGTAACTATGAATATACTGCTAAATTAGCGAGAGTAAAAACACCTGCATTAGTGATGAGTGGAATTAATGATTTGAGTACACCCGTAGTTTCAAAAGCAATATTTGATGCTTTGCCAAACTCAGAATGGTCCCTTTTTTCAAATTCTCGTCATATGCCATTTATAGAGGAAAACAAAAAGTATCTGCAGATTCTTACAGAATGGCTTAAAAATAATGATTAA
- a CDS encoding sugar O-acetyltransferase, whose product METERVKKLIDNENIFTTSNPEIESASKYAFEQCCIFNQLVLTKNNYDFSILKKLFRSIGADVYIEPNFMCTFGFNISLGNNFFANHDVTMLDFAPITIGSNVNIAPKVGFYTANYLEEPAARRAKQMIARPITLEDGVWIGGSAVILGGVTIGENSIIGAGSVVTHDIPKNVIAVGNPARVLRPIKFA is encoded by the coding sequence ATGGAAACTGAAAGAGTTAAGAAACTGATAGATAACGAAAATATATTTACTACATCCAATCCAGAAATTGAATCGGCTTCCAAATATGCTTTTGAACAATGCTGTATCTTTAATCAATTAGTTCTTACAAAAAATAATTATGATTTTTCGATACTTAAAAAACTCTTTAGAAGTATTGGAGCTGATGTCTACATCGAACCTAATTTTATGTGTACCTTTGGTTTTAATATTTCCCTGGGAAACAATTTTTTCGCAAACCATGACGTTACAATGTTAGACTTTGCACCAATTACAATCGGTTCTAATGTTAATATTGCGCCAAAAGTTGGATTTTATACTGCTAATTATCTTGAAGAACCTGCTGCAAGAAGAGCTAAGCAAATGATTGCTCGCCCCATTACACTTGAAGATGGTGTCTGGATTGGAGGCTCTGCCGTTATTCTTGGTGGTGTTACAATCGGAGAAAACTCAATTATCGGAGCAGGGAGTGTCGTAACACATGATATCCCCAAAAATGTAATTGCCGTAGGAAACCCAGCTAGAGTTCTCCGTCCAATCAAGTTTGCTTAA
- a CDS encoding acetyltransferase, with protein MNLNEHKELTKIEIANVKGITNSGKLYYDYNPLISKARNHAYFECRKYDNSLRNGREDIYILRNLLAILGHHANVNIGFICEFGFNLVIGNYFSAGRDFKVIDCNRVEIGNNVSIGAQVGIYTSNHAENPELRAMHWCSEQPVIIADNVIIEDNVIVTPGVTIGEGTIIKAGSVVTHNIPANVIGAGNPCEAFMS; from the coding sequence ATGAATTTAAATGAGCATAAGGAATTGACAAAAATTGAGATAGCAAATGTCAAGGGAATAACAAATTCAGGGAAATTGTATTACGATTACAATCCTTTAATCTCTAAAGCACGAAATCATGCGTATTTTGAATGTAGAAAATATGATAACAGTCTTAGAAATGGTAGAGAAGATATATATATCTTGAGAAATCTTTTAGCAATTTTAGGGCATCATGCCAACGTAAATATCGGGTTTATTTGTGAATTTGGCTTCAATTTGGTTATTGGAAATTATTTTAGTGCAGGCAGGGATTTTAAAGTCATTGATTGCAACCGAGTGGAAATAGGAAATAACGTTTCGATTGGAGCACAGGTCGGGATTTATACCTCTAATCATGCTGAAAACCCAGAGCTACGAGCAATGCACTGGTGCAGTGAACAACCCGTAATAATTGCAGATAATGTCATTATTGAAGATAATGTAATTGTGACACCAGGTGTAACGATTGGTGAGGGAACAATTATTAAAGCAGGAAGTGTTGTAACCCATAATATACCAGCCAATGTAATTGGAGCGGGGAATCCGTGTGAAGCTTTTATGTCATAA
- a CDS encoding DUF3114 domain-containing protein: MSCISNDAWNNLIYSGWDKATIGYINRKLKWQMIFKDSNGDVETLYRNLHAIGSKLYTKILKKAKLTKRQKIELVLNQLGAYVDQTGFLQLKGEFYLDPLMPPHSKFLRYFRYLVQKVFPGKTLKEYSMTDDLGELAHKVHLFRSYLDFNNIRFIRSFFKGKTDYERLLKYERSFVFVQLDYKSAANFHNRFRSNDYFKYPKNMKIQVTSRTRMSEFIINLESGNFVSEWIGYGLLPEKTRRYETDFKEFNIVNTESFNYGVPLGGRKILFFINRDGHSNLDVNHPQDSLVRRKLINQNSSYYWKFEESYYKKDSNAHYNGNYADIVKKGFKDYKAWNLIKEKEEAYQEFITYCRSIYPKKNPGFYYFLKKSRKYFSKL; this comes from the coding sequence ATGAGTTGTATAAGTAATGATGCTTGGAATAATCTAATATATAGTGGATGGGATAAAGCAACTATTGGATATATAAATAGAAAATTAAAGTGGCAAATGATATTTAAGGATTCTAACGGAGACGTAGAGACATTATATCGTAATCTACATGCTATTGGTTCCAAACTGTATACTAAAATATTAAAAAAAGCGAAGCTAACAAAACGACAAAAAATCGAATTAGTATTGAATCAATTAGGTGCATATGTTGATCAGACAGGATTTTTGCAATTAAAAGGTGAATTCTATTTGGATCCGCTCATGCCTCCCCATAGTAAATTTTTACGTTATTTCCGCTACCTTGTTCAAAAAGTATTTCCCGGGAAAACTTTGAAGGAATATAGTATGACTGATGATTTAGGAGAACTTGCACATAAGGTGCACCTTTTTCGGAGTTATCTGGATTTTAATAATATCAGATTCATTCGTTCTTTTTTTAAGGGAAAAACAGATTATGAAAGATTACTTAAATATGAAAGAAGTTTTGTTTTTGTTCAATTGGACTATAAATCAGCAGCTAACTTTCATAATAGGTTTAGGAGTAATGATTACTTTAAATATCCAAAAAATATGAAGATACAAGTTACTAGTAGGACACGAATGTCCGAATTTATAATTAATTTGGAATCAGGAAACTTTGTTAGTGAGTGGATAGGATATGGACTTTTGCCAGAGAAAACTAGGAGATATGAGACTGACTTTAAGGAGTTTAATATTGTCAATACAGAATCATTTAACTATGGAGTACCATTAGGTGGTAGGAAAATATTATTTTTTATTAATAGAGATGGGCATAGCAATTTAGATGTTAATCATCCACAGGATTCGTTAGTTCGCAGAAAATTAATAAATCAAAATAGTTCATATTATTGGAAATTTGAAGAATCTTACTACAAGAAAGATAGTAATGCTCATTACAATGGAAATTATGCAGATATTGTAAAAAAAGGATTCAAGGATTATAAAGCGTGGAATTTAATAAAAGAAAAGGAAGAAGCTTATCAGGAATTTATTACTTATTGCCGTAGTATTTATCCTAAAAAAAATCCTGGATTCTACTATTTCCTTAAAAAAAGTAGGAAATATTTCTCAAAATTATAA
- a CDS encoding deoxynucleoside kinase, translating to MITLSGIIGSGKSSMTEILANELGTKAFFEPVEDNPVLPLFYKGNEIAARKRAAGDNEATNPYAYLLQTYFLNKRFKMIKEAMQDDNNILDRSIYEDELFMKMNTEMGNATKVEYQIYQSLLANMMQELPFAAKKKSPDLMITIHVSYETMIKRITKRGRDYELVENDPSLVSYYKKLLKYYDEWIEAYSVSPLLVIDGDQFDFVGNISDKIAVLELIENELYKLGKLTDNQLDSLKKEHEKQL from the coding sequence TTGATTACACTATCGGGTATTATTGGGTCAGGAAAGTCAAGCATGACTGAAATATTGGCAAACGAACTTGGAACGAAGGCGTTCTTTGAACCGGTTGAGGATAATCCTGTCTTGCCATTATTCTATAAGGGAAATGAGATTGCAGCTCGGAAGAGAGCAGCAGGGGATAATGAAGCAACTAACCCGTACGCATACCTTTTACAAACATATTTTCTTAATAAAAGATTTAAAATGATTAAAGAAGCTATGCAAGATGATAACAACATTTTAGATCGTTCAATCTATGAAGACGAATTATTTATGAAGATGAACACTGAGATGGGTAATGCAACGAAAGTAGAATATCAAATATATCAAAGTTTACTTGCTAACATGATGCAGGAATTGCCATTTGCTGCAAAAAAGAAATCACCAGATTTAATGATTACAATTCATGTTTCATATGAAACAATGATAAAAAGAATTACTAAGAGAGGGCGTGACTATGAACTAGTAGAGAATGATCCTTCCTTGGTTAGTTATTATAAAAAGCTTTTAAAGTACTATGACGAATGGATTGAGGCATATTCGGTTTCACCATTATTGGTAATAGATGGTGATCAATTTGACTTTGTTGGTAACATCAGTGACAAAATAGCGGTCCTAGAACTAATTGAAAACGAATTGTATAAATTAGGTAAACTTACAGATAACCAGCTGGATAGTTTAAAAAAGGAACATGAGAAGCAACTTTAA
- a CDS encoding CPBP family intramembrane glutamic endopeptidase: MGDKKSNSTDKMLKKDVSHTIAITAVYFLIFQLSAFLSALFLLAIGTKSEAANNNFLNNSGLPYMAAMVLGLFVIFVGMTPRIRKRVFVSSTKKMTLSIFFSLVAVIMASQIFFSIYSSIFESLVNLIGYSSTEQLEEATSTSKTISMMLYTGFLGPITEEIVFRGFLLRSLEKYGQGFAIIISAYMFGLYHSNFTQSGFAFVVGLLLGYVTLTYGIRWSILLHVFNNFVLGDFLAYILQHLDNKQANLINSSLIWIGGVIGIVILWFFRKKIRDWYRENKLLKGQLKLAFTRKILILITIIIFIISCIELDKL, translated from the coding sequence TTGGGGGATAAGAAGAGTAATAGCACAGACAAGATGTTAAAAAAAGATGTAAGTCATACTATTGCCATAACCGCTGTTTATTTTTTGATTTTTCAGCTCTCAGCTTTTCTCTCAGCTCTTTTTCTACTTGCTATAGGAACAAAAAGTGAGGCTGCTAATAATAATTTCCTCAACAACAGTGGTTTGCCATATATGGCTGCAATGGTATTAGGCTTATTTGTAATTTTTGTAGGCATGACGCCTAGAATAAGAAAACGTGTTTTTGTTAGTAGTACAAAAAAGATGACATTGAGCATCTTTTTTTCGTTAGTTGCAGTAATAATGGCTAGTCAAATTTTCTTTAGCATTTATAGTTCTATTTTTGAGTCTCTTGTCAATCTGATAGGCTATAGCTCAACAGAGCAATTAGAAGAAGCTACAAGTACAAGTAAAACAATTTCGATGATGTTGTATACCGGTTTTCTTGGCCCAATTACTGAAGAAATTGTTTTTAGAGGTTTCTTGTTGCGTAGTTTAGAAAAGTACGGTCAAGGGTTTGCTATTATAATTTCAGCATACATGTTTGGTCTGTATCACAGTAATTTCACTCAATCCGGTTTTGCTTTTGTTGTAGGGTTACTTTTAGGATATGTAACGCTAACTTATGGAATTAGATGGTCGATACTACTTCACGTATTTAATAACTTTGTATTGGGAGACTTTTTAGCGTATATCTTACAGCATTTAGATAATAAGCAAGCAAATCTCATTAATAGCTCTCTAATTTGGATAGGTGGAGTTATTGGAATTGTAATTTTATGGTTTTTCAGAAAGAAAATACGCGACTGGTATAGAGAAAATAAGCTACTTAAAGGTCAATTGAAGCTTGCCTTTACAAGGAAAATTTTAATTTTGATTACGATCATAATTTTTATTATTTCCTGTATAGAATTAGATAAACTATAA
- a CDS encoding universal stress protein: MVQKYKRVLVAIDGSKGSEIALTKAIETVKNNEGSTLDVLRVLDLNSLEYGGAGIALDGSEIYRIEQANEEYMFSLKQKLVKDEGLKEEAVHVHLRFGNPKLVIVHDFQPEYGNDLILVGSTGKNFFERLVIGSVASYVIRNSACDVLMARN; the protein is encoded by the coding sequence ATGGTACAAAAATATAAACGAGTTTTGGTAGCAATAGATGGTTCTAAGGGTTCTGAGATAGCGTTAACTAAGGCAATAGAGACAGTGAAGAACAATGAGGGCTCCACTTTAGATGTTTTACGTGTCCTTGATTTGAATTCTTTAGAATATGGTGGAGCTGGAATAGCTTTAGATGGTAGTGAAATCTATCGAATTGAACAAGCTAATGAGGAATATATGTTTAGTTTGAAACAAAAGCTAGTCAAAGATGAAGGACTCAAGGAAGAAGCTGTGCATGTCCATTTACGCTTTGGAAATCCCAAACTTGTTATTGTACATGACTTTCAACCTGAGTATGGTAACGACCTGATTTTAGTTGGCTCAACAGGGAAAAACTTTTTTGAGCGGCTAGTGATCGGATCAGTTGCATCTTATGTTATCAGAAATTCGGCATGTGATGTGTTGATGGCTCGTAATTAA
- a CDS encoding L-lactate dehydrogenase, whose amino-acid sequence MSRKYAIIGVGHVGAAIAFSLVIQGFADELILIDKNEKKARAEQLDLQDATARLSSRPKIKIQDYSELSDTDILFVTAGNIHALDNASGNRWAEFEYTREIVKDIAPKIKASGFNGVLIDTMNPCDAITQYLQKEIGLPGSQVLGTGTFLDTARMQRVVSEKFNVDPKNVSGFVYGEHGESQFVAWSTVGVNGLPIKTLVPKMNLDLDALEDTARSGGWAVHSGKGYTSFAIATCAIKLSRAVLDDAQLMCPCSSYNVKYDSYVGQPGIIGKNGVEELIDIPLPAKEEEKLAASAATIKEKFATM is encoded by the coding sequence ATGAGTAGAAAATATGCAATCATTGGTGTAGGACATGTTGGAGCTGCAATTGCATTCTCCCTTGTAATCCAAGGATTCGCCGATGAATTGATTCTAATTGATAAAAATGAGAAAAAAGCAAGGGCAGAACAACTTGATCTTCAAGATGCAACAGCTCGACTAAGCAGTAGACCAAAAATCAAAATTCAAGATTATTCAGAACTATCAGATACAGATATTCTCTTTGTCACTGCAGGTAATATTCACGCACTCGACAATGCTAGTGGTAATAGATGGGCAGAATTCGAGTACACTCGTGAAATCGTAAAAGATATTGCACCCAAAATTAAGGCAAGCGGATTTAACGGTGTTTTAATTGATACAATGAATCCCTGTGATGCAATTACCCAATATCTTCAAAAAGAAATTGGATTGCCTGGCTCACAAGTGCTTGGAACAGGTACTTTCCTAGATACCGCGCGCATGCAACGTGTAGTATCAGAGAAATTTAACGTTGATCCTAAAAATGTATCTGGCTTTGTATATGGCGAACATGGCGAGTCTCAATTTGTTGCATGGTCAACAGTTGGTGTCAATGGGCTTCCAATTAAGACCCTTGTTCCAAAAATGAACCTAGATTTAGACGCGCTTGAGGATACCGCACGATCAGGCGGGTGGGCTGTCCATTCAGGTAAAGGCTATACTAGTTTCGCAATTGCAACGTGTGCAATTAAACTTAGCCGTGCAGTTCTTGATGATGCACAGCTGATGTGCCCTTGTTCATCTTACAATGTCAAATATGATTCATATGTAGGTCAGCCAGGAATAATTGGTAAAAATGGAGTCGAAGAACTCATTGATATTCCTCTTCCAGCTAAAGAGGAAGAAAAACTAGCAGCATCAGCGGCTACTATTAAAGAAAAATTTGCCACAATGTAA
- a CDS encoding PTS transporter subunit IIC, which produces MENTSSTTKSTTTVKEYVYRISAAVSNAILVTLGIGLLLQTIASFIHWNALYQVGVIANDLLAPALGVAIASQLETTSLVIFSAMISSTIGANAVHFTTTAVNGTTATGASLMQAAGSATFATGQPVSAVLAGLIAALIGKYLSGKTPLDMMLVPFAATLVGGICGLGLAAVTTPLLLNVSAFIAETMQVNPLVGSISISVVWALFLMTPASSAALAIALTLDPISSAAALIGTTSQFVAFTAMSFRQNNLGANIAQGVMTPKVQFPNLLINPYLLVPSLLSAVVCAPIATIMFGFRSTYKLAGLGLNSFIAPLAYAAQGWGQFAIYMFTGVFLPILISLVAYGMMKKAGFIKDNQLHLEIV; this is translated from the coding sequence ATGGAGAATACAAGTAGTACTACGAAATCAACGACAACAGTTAAGGAATACGTTTACCGCATCTCAGCCGCCGTTTCCAATGCCATCTTAGTCACATTAGGAATTGGACTGTTGCTACAGACAATTGCCTCATTTATTCATTGGAATGCTTTATATCAAGTCGGTGTTATCGCTAATGATTTATTAGCTCCCGCTCTCGGTGTCGCAATTGCATCCCAATTAGAGACAACCTCACTCGTCATTTTTAGTGCTATGATTTCTTCAACAATTGGTGCAAATGCCGTGCACTTTACTACAACAGCGGTTAATGGAACAACCGCAACTGGTGCGTCTTTGATGCAAGCTGCAGGTAGTGCAACTTTTGCAACAGGTCAGCCAGTCAGTGCAGTGTTAGCTGGATTAATTGCTGCCTTAATTGGTAAGTACTTATCTGGTAAAACACCTCTAGATATGATGCTCGTTCCCTTCGCTGCAACTTTAGTAGGCGGAATTTGTGGCTTAGGTCTTGCTGCTGTCACTACTCCATTGTTGTTAAACGTCAGTGCATTTATCGCTGAGACAATGCAAGTAAATCCGCTGGTGGGTTCAATTTCAATTTCTGTGGTCTGGGCACTTTTCTTAATGACTCCAGCATCATCCGCGGCTTTGGCGATTGCCTTAACACTGGATCCAATTTCATCAGCTGCTGCTTTGATTGGAACAACATCCCAGTTTGTCGCATTCACAGCAATGTCTTTCCGTCAGAATAACTTAGGAGCTAATATTGCACAAGGAGTTATGACACCCAAAGTACAATTTCCAAACCTTTTGATTAATCCGTATTTATTAGTTCCATCATTGCTTTCTGCTGTTGTCTGTGCCCCAATCGCAACCATTATGTTTGGCTTCCGCTCAACCTATAAATTAGCTGGTTTAGGACTTAATTCCTTTATTGCACCATTGGCTTATGCTGCACAAGGATGGGGACAATTTGCAATTTATATGTTTACAGGCGTTTTCTTGCCTATTCTTATTTCACTTGTAGCATATGGAATGATGAAAAAAGCTGGTTTCATTAAGGATAATCAATTACACTTGGAAATCGTTTAA
- a CDS encoding branched-chain amino acid aminotransferase has product MSLSKAPKAKNPAELDWSNLGFTYMNLPYRYRAYWRDGEWRDAGLTEDATITINEGSTSLHYGQEVFEGLKAYRCKDGSINLFRPDQNAQRMQNSCERLMMPKVPTEMFISALKSVVKANEEYIPPYGTGGTLYLRPYLIGVGGNIGVHPAEEYIFSIFAMPVGNYFKGGLTPTNFIASEYDRAAHKGTGASKVGGNYAASLFPGQLAHDAGFSDCIYLDPINHQKIEEVGSANFFGITKDGKFVTPKSPSILPSVTKFSLLYLAEHNFGMETEQGDIYIDQLDHFAEAGACGTAAVISPIGGFQYGDHFHVFYSKTEVGPVTRKLYDELTGIQFGDVKAPEGWIEKV; this is encoded by the coding sequence ATGTCACTTTCAAAAGCACCAAAAGCAAAGAATCCTGCAGAATTAGATTGGAGTAATCTCGGTTTTACTTATATGAATTTACCTTACCGTTATCGTGCTTATTGGCGCGATGGTGAATGGCGTGATGCTGGTCTTACAGAAGATGCAACAATCACTATTAATGAAGGTTCAACCTCCCTCCATTATGGTCAAGAAGTTTTTGAAGGCCTTAAGGCTTATCGTTGTAAGGATGGAAGTATCAATCTCTTTCGTCCAGATCAGAATGCGCAAAGAATGCAGAATAGTTGTGAAAGACTAATGATGCCAAAAGTTCCTACTGAAATGTTTATCTCAGCATTAAAGTCAGTTGTGAAAGCCAATGAAGAATACATTCCTCCATATGGTACAGGTGGCACCCTCTACCTTCGCCCATATCTTATCGGTGTTGGTGGAAATATCGGCGTCCATCCCGCTGAGGAATATATTTTCTCAATCTTTGCAATGCCAGTTGGTAACTACTTCAAGGGGGGCTTAACACCTACAAACTTCATTGCTTCTGAATATGACCGTGCCGCTCACAAAGGAACTGGTGCAAGTAAGGTCGGAGGTAACTACGCAGCCAGCCTATTCCCTGGACAACTTGCACACGACGCTGGGTTCTCAGATTGTATCTATCTTGATCCAATTAACCACCAAAAAATTGAAGAGGTTGGTTCAGCTAATTTCTTTGGTATCACTAAAGATGGTAAGTTTGTAACACCAAAATCACCATCCATCTTGCCAAGTGTAACTAAATTCTCATTGTTATACCTCGCTGAACATAACTTCGGTATGGAAACAGAACAAGGTGATATCTACATTGATCAACTTGATCACTTTGCTGAAGCAGGTGCTTGCGGAACTGCTGCCGTAATCTCACCTATTGGTGGTTTCCAATATGGAGATCATTTCCACGTCTTTTATAGTAAAACCGAAGTCGGCCCTGTAACGCGCAAATTATATGATGAATTAACAGGCATCCAATTTGGTGATGTCAAGGCACCTGAAGGCTGGATTGAAAAAGTTTAG